Proteins found in one Gigantopelta aegis isolate Gae_Host chromosome 12, Gae_host_genome, whole genome shotgun sequence genomic segment:
- the LOC121386123 gene encoding zinc finger MYM-type protein 1-like, with the protein MQDCTACEQVSLCIRFVKDNTIHEEFLGFQAIEKMDAQTIADTLVNSVTGWGLCMDDLVGQGYDGASVMSSCKNGVQAKIQQQFPNATYVHCRSHVLALVIAKGCKQVPEIQNLFDNVEKLTWFLGGSAKRKALIKSSSDSHELGDFLIEQADHDEEFDMSNTALKRGVNKKCVPKFCSTRWTARIDTLSALLSKYKTVLETLEKIQEASIGDSKRDAGSYARLLTDPQFLVSLVVAQFILSYFASVTKSLQAVNCDLGSAYRDMHLSKETVAKARCESTWDKLYERIESIGSEIDVTIVKPRTTQIQRHRSFHKVPKITSG; encoded by the coding sequence ATGCAAGATTGTACTGCTTGTGAGCAAGTAAGTCTGTGCATTCGGTTCGTCAAGGACAACACAATTCACGAGGAGTTCCTTGGTTTTCAGGCTATTGAAAAAATGGATGCACAAACCATAGCGGATACATTAGTGAACAGCGTTACAGGTTGGGGACTATGCATGGATGATTTAGTAGGGCAAGGATATGACGGGGCTTCAGTGATGAGCTCTTGCAAGAATGGGGTGCAGGCTAAAATTCAACAACAGTTTCCAAACGCTACATACGTTCATTGCCGATCACATGTTTTGGCTTTGGTAATTGCTAAAGGTTGTAAACAAGTTCCAGAAATCCAGAATCTATTTGATAACGTCGAGAAACTGACATGGTTTTTAGGCGGTAGTGCTAAGAGGAAGGCCTTGATTAAAAGCTCAAGCGACTCTCATGAACTGGGTGATTTTCTTATTGAGCAAGCTGACCATGATGAAGAATTTGACATGTCGAACACGGCACTTAAAAGAGGagtaaacaaaaaatgtgttcCAAAGTTTTGCTCAACTCGTTGGACTGCAAGGATTGATACTCTCTCGGCTCTTCTTTCAAAGTACAAGACGGTTTTGGAAACACTTGAAAAGATTCAAGAAGCCAGTATTGGAGACTCAAAAAGAGATGCGGGATCTTATGCTCGACTGCTAACCGATCCACAGTTTCTTGTCTCACTTGTAGTGGCTCAGTTCATCTTGAGCTATTTCGCGTCCGTGACCAAAAGTCTACAAGCTGTCAACTGTGATCTAGGCTCAGCCTATCGTGACATGCACTTGTCCAAAGAAACTGTGGCTAAGGCACGCTGTGAATCAACATGGGATAAACTTTATGAACGAATCGAGTCCATCGGCAGTGAAATTGATGTGACTATAGTCAAgccaaggaccacacaaattcaACGCCACAGATCATTTCACAAAGTGCCAAAGATTACTTCAGGGTGA
- the LOC121386124 gene encoding zinc finger protein 862-like: protein MFDGATDVSVSENETVYARVVEQGVPHNVFVKIHAVEHAHAEGILGAFETAMDSVDPGWDWKQKLITTGSDGASVNLGKRHSVAKLLKDQVPHLFAMHCVSHRLELGAIDAMKQRDGKMFQDLKSVLMNLHKHYHYSTKALRELQLLSEAMNDQIAKPVNLSGTRWMPHLSRCLDVLLSKYSTFVAHFENTLEGKSRTVQARAQLILRHLKDYNLLNYMHFLKDVLAILSELSLQFQKDSCGLPEATEALETACLRLSALHLRLGVNLQNFLDTVTENHMFKNVQLHAPTLSQEQFKTKQDALIDLDIDHISSRVGDKSFYPVNLPETRAVP, encoded by the coding sequence ATGTTTGACGGTGCTACAGATGTTTCTGTCAGTGAAAATGAAACAGTTTATGCCAGGGTTGTTGAGCAAGGTGTCCCACACaatgtatttgtgaaaataCATGCAGTGGAGCATGCACATGCAGAGGGTATTCTGGGTGCATTTGAAACAGCCATGGACAGTGTAGATCCTGGTTGGGACTGGAAACAAAAGCTTATAACAACAGGATCAGATGGTGCCAGTGTGAACTTGGGGAAAAGACACAGTGTGGCTAAGTTGCTCAAAGACCAGGTACCTCACTTGTTTGCCATGCATTGTGTTAGCCACAGACTTGAACTTGGGGCCATAGATGCAATGAAGCAAAGAGATGGTAAAATGTTTCAAGATCTCAAGTCTGTACTAATGAATTTACATAAACACTATCACTACAGTACCAAAGCACTGAGAGAACTACAATTGTTGTCTGAGGCCATGAATGACCAGATAGCCAAACCTGTCAATCTGTCTGGAACAAGGTGGATGCCACATCTAAGCCGATGTCTTGATGTCCTCTTGAGTAAGTACTCTACATTCGTGgcacattttgaaaacacactTGAGGGGAAGTCACGGACTGTTCAAGCCAGAGCACAACTTATTCTTAGACATCTGAAGGACTATAATCTTTTGAACTACATGCACTTCTTGAAGGATGTATTAGCAATACTGAGTGAGTTGTCCCTGCAGTTTCAGAAGGATAGCTGTGGGTTACCTGAAGCAACTGAGGCCCTGGAGACTGCATGTTTAAGACTCTCAGCTCTACACCTGCGACTGGGTGTTAACTTGCAGAATTTTCTGGACACTGTCACCGAAAACCATATGTTTAAGAATGTTCAACTCCATGCCCCAACGTTGTCACAGGAACAGTTCAAAACTAAGCAAGATGCTCTGATTGACTTGGATATCGACCACATTAGTAGCAGAGTTGGTGACAAGAGTTTCTATCCAGTCAATCTTCCAGaaaccagggccgtaccctga